One Gossypium raimondii isolate GPD5lz chromosome 3, ASM2569854v1, whole genome shotgun sequence genomic window carries:
- the LOC105796640 gene encoding photosystem I reaction center subunit II, chloroplastic has protein sequence MAMATQASLFTPSTLRTPKSGDRIAAVLRKQPPFLTVPSFKSPKSIIAPRTIKAEATEEKAETTATKEAPVGFTPPELDPNTPSPIFGGSTGGLLRKAQVEEFYVITWESPKEQIFEMPTGGAAIMRQGPNLLKLARKEQCLALGTRLRSKYKIKYQFYRVFPNGEVQYLHPKDGVYPEKVNPGRQGVGQNFRSIGKNVSPIEVKFTGKQVYDL, from the coding sequence ATGGCAATGGCAACCCAAGCCTCCCTCTTCACTCCATCAACCCTCCGCACCCCAAAATCCGGCGACCGCATCGCCGCCGTGTTACGGAAACAACCACCGTTCCTAACCGTCCCTAGCTTCAAGTCCCCAAAAAGCATCATCGCCCCACGCACCATCAAAGCCGAAGCAACCGAAGAGAAAGCCGAGACAACCGCCACAAAGGAAGCACCAGTCGGTTTCACCCCACCAGAGCTGGACCCAAACACCCCATCACCGATCTTCGGCGGCAGCACCGGCGGGCTTTTACGCAAAGCACAAGTGGAAGAGTTTTACGTCATCACATGGGAGTCACCCAAGGAACAAATCTTCGAGATGCCAACAGGTGGTGCAGCCATCATGAGACAAGGTCCGAACCTGCTGAAATTGGCTCGTAAAGAGCAGTGCTTGGCTCTTGGGACTAGGCTTAGGTCTAAGTACAAGATCAAGTACCAGTTTTATAGGGTGTTCCCTAATGGTGAGGTTCAGTATTTGCACCCTAAAGATGGGGTGTACCCTGAGAAGGTGAACCCCGGTCGACAAGGTGTGGGACAGAACTTTAGGAGCATTGGGAAGAATGTTAGCCCTATTGAGGTTAAGTTCACTGGCAAACAAGTCTATGATctgtaa
- the LOC105796639 gene encoding primary amine oxidase isoform X3 encodes MAHSSKIFCCFSFLFSTLSIIPLSHQLEQHPLDSLTPNEFIRVQAIVNQSHPTTTNDITFQYIGLNEPDKQALISWLQNHRTTPITAPPPRQAFVIARINHQTHELVVDLLYDNIVSDHIHHGFGYPLLTFEEQNGASQLVFNHAPFLAALNKRGLKVAEVICETFAIGWFGETKQNVDLEAMKITHFRDRLVVPVPKAAGTDYRESEQKEPFGPELKGITVVQPDGPSFIIDGSRVRWANWDFHLSFDARVGPIVSLASIYDTEKQEFRRVMYRGFVSELFVPYMDLTEEWYYRTFFDAGEYGYGLCAVPLEPLRDCPANAVYMGAYVAAQNGMPIEMPNVFCIFERNAGDVMWRHTETMIPPDLITEVRPDMSLVVRMVSTVGNYDYINDWEFKQIGSIKVTVGLTGLLEVRGSKYTHKDQIDEEVYGTLLAENTLGAYHDHFITYHLDLDVDGESNSFVKSKLQTVKVTDQTSPRKSYWKVVSETAKTESDAKIKLGSDSAELLVVNPNKRTKMGNFVGYRLIPGSVASPLMTDDDYPQIRAAFTEYNVWVTPYNKSEKWAGGIYIDQSRGDDTLATWTSRNRRIENKDIVLWYTLGFHHVPYQEDFPLMPTISTGFELRPANFFEYNPVLKVKGPSNVRWPNCSVSSSGLK; translated from the exons ATGGCTCattcatcaaaaattttctGCTGCTTCTCCTTCCTCTTCTCCACCCTCTCCATCATTCCATTATCCCATCAACTCGAACAACACCCACTTGACTCACTAACTCCAAACGAGTTCATCCGAGTTCAAGCCATTGTTAACCAGTCACACCCCACCACCACCAACGACATAACCTTCCAATACATAGGCTTAAACGAACCAGATAAACAAGCCCTCATTTCATGGCTACAAAACCATCGCACCACCCCCATCACAGCTCCACCACCACGCCAAGCCTTCGTCATTGCACGTATAAACCACCAAACTCACGAACTCGTCGTCGATTTATTGTACGACAACATTGTTTCCGACCACATTCACCACGGTTTCGGGTACCCTTTACTCACTTTTGAAGAACAAAACGGTGCGAGCCAGCTGGTGTTCAACCATGCACCGTTCTTGGCCGCCTTAAACAAGAGAGGGCTCAAGGTGGCGGAGGTCATTTGCGAGACTTTCGCCATAGGATGGTTCGGGGAGACGAAGCAAAATG TTGATTTAGAAGCAATGAAGATCACACATTTTCGGGATAGGCTCGTCGTCCCTGTGCCGAAAGCCGCCGGAACCGATTACAGAGAGTCCGAGCAAAAGGAACCCTTCGGACCGGAGTTGAAAGGGATCACCGTTGTCCAACCGGACGGCCCGAGTTTCATCATTGATGGAAGCAGAGTTAG GTGGGCTAATTGGGATTTTCATCTGAGTTTCGATGCTCGGGTCGGTCCGATAGTATCCTTAGCGTCCATATACGACACCGAGAAGCAGGAATTCCGTCGAGTGATGTATCGGGGATTCGTATCGGAACTGTTCGTACCGTACATGGATTTAACCGAGGAATGGTACTACAGGACGTTCTTTGATGCTGGGGAATATGGGTATGGTCTATGTGCAGTGCCACTTGAACCTCTAAGGGATTGCCCAGCCAATGCAGTTTACATGGGTGCCTATGTTGCCGCCCAAAATGGGATGCCCATTGAGATGCCTAATGTTTTCTGCATCTTTGAACGCAATGCTGGCGATGTAATGTGGCGACACACCGAGACTATGATTCCTCCAGACCTG ATTACAGAGGTTAGACCAGATATGAGCCTAGTGGTCAGGATGGTTTCAACTGTTGGAAATTATGACTACATTAATGACTGGGAATTCAAGCAGATTGGTTCCATTAAAGTCACT GTTGGACTAACTGGTTTACTTGAAGTAAGGGGCTCAAAATACACCCACAAGGACCAAATTGATGAAGAAGTTTATGGCACATTATTGGCTGAAAACACGTTGGGTGCCTACCATGACCATTTCATCACTTACCACCTTGACCTTGATGTGGATGGTGAGTCCAATTCCTTTGTCAAATCCAAATTGCAAACTGTTAAAGTCACTGACCAAACCTCACCTAGGAAAAGTTATTGGAAGGTTGTGAGTGAAACGGCTAAAACCGAGTCCGATGCTAAAATTAAACTCGGGTCAGATTCGGCCGAGCTCTTGGTTGTCAACCCTAACAAGAGAACTAAAATGGGTAACTTCGTCGGCTACCGTTTGATCCCGGGATCGGTCGCCAGTCCACTTATGACCGACGATGATTATCCGCAGATTCGAGCGGCGTTCACTGAGTATAATGTGTGGGTTACACCCTATAACAAATCTGAGAAATGGGCAGGGGGGATATATATTGATCAAAGCAGGGGTGATGACACTTTGGCTACATGGACCAGCAG GAATAGAAGAATAGAGAACAAGGACATTGTATTATGGTACACATTAGGTTTTCATCATGTACCTTACCAAGAAGATTTCCCGTTGATGCCGACGATAAGCACGGGATTTGAGCTCCGGCCGGCCAACTTTTTCGAGTACAATCCGGTGCTTAAAGTGAAAGGTCCTAGCAATGTCAGGTGGCCTAATTGCTCTGTATCAAGCTCGGGACTTAAGTGA
- the LOC105796639 gene encoding primary amine oxidase isoform X1, whose translation MAHSSKIFCCFSFLFSTLSIIPLSHQLEQHPLDSLTPNEFIRVQAIVNQSHPTTTNDITFQYIGLNEPDKQALISWLQNHRTTPITAPPPRQAFVIARINHQTHELVVDLLYDNIVSDHIHHGFGYPLLTFEEQNGASQLVFNHAPFLAALNKRGLKVAEVICETFAIGWFGETKQNGRVVKVMCYYLDGTVNLYMRPIEAITVTVDLEAMKITHFRDRLVVPVPKAAGTDYRESEQKEPFGPELKGITVVQPDGPSFIIDGSRVRWANWDFHLSFDARVGPIVSLASIYDTEKQEFRRVMYRGFVSELFVPYMDLTEEWYYRTFFDAGEYGYGLCAVPLEPLRDCPANAVYMGAYVAAQNGMPIEMPNVFCIFERNAGDVMWRHTETMIPPDLITEVRPDMSLVVRMVSTVGNYDYINDWEFKQIGSIKVTVGLTGLLEVRGSKYTHKDQIDEEVYGTLLAENTLGAYHDHFITYHLDLDVDGESNSFVKSKLQTVKVTDQTSPRKSYWKVVSETAKTESDAKIKLGSDSAELLVVNPNKRTKMGNFVGYRLIPGSVASPLMTDDDYPQIRAAFTEYNVWVTPYNKSEKWAGGIYIDQSRGDDTLATWTSRNRRIENKDIVLWYTLGFHHVPYQEDFPLMPTISTGFELRPANFFEYNPVLKVKGPSNVRWPNCSVSSSGLK comes from the exons ATGGCTCattcatcaaaaattttctGCTGCTTCTCCTTCCTCTTCTCCACCCTCTCCATCATTCCATTATCCCATCAACTCGAACAACACCCACTTGACTCACTAACTCCAAACGAGTTCATCCGAGTTCAAGCCATTGTTAACCAGTCACACCCCACCACCACCAACGACATAACCTTCCAATACATAGGCTTAAACGAACCAGATAAACAAGCCCTCATTTCATGGCTACAAAACCATCGCACCACCCCCATCACAGCTCCACCACCACGCCAAGCCTTCGTCATTGCACGTATAAACCACCAAACTCACGAACTCGTCGTCGATTTATTGTACGACAACATTGTTTCCGACCACATTCACCACGGTTTCGGGTACCCTTTACTCACTTTTGAAGAACAAAACGGTGCGAGCCAGCTGGTGTTCAACCATGCACCGTTCTTGGCCGCCTTAAACAAGAGAGGGCTCAAGGTGGCGGAGGTCATTTGCGAGACTTTCGCCATAGGATGGTTCGGGGAGACGAAGCAAAATGGTAGGGTCGTTAAAGTGATGTGCTATTACTTAGATGGAACTGTTAATCTGTATATGAGACCAATAGAGGCCATCACTGTCACAGTTGATTTAGAAGCAATGAAGATCACACATTTTCGGGATAGGCTCGTCGTCCCTGTGCCGAAAGCCGCCGGAACCGATTACAGAGAGTCCGAGCAAAAGGAACCCTTCGGACCGGAGTTGAAAGGGATCACCGTTGTCCAACCGGACGGCCCGAGTTTCATCATTGATGGAAGCAGAGTTAG GTGGGCTAATTGGGATTTTCATCTGAGTTTCGATGCTCGGGTCGGTCCGATAGTATCCTTAGCGTCCATATACGACACCGAGAAGCAGGAATTCCGTCGAGTGATGTATCGGGGATTCGTATCGGAACTGTTCGTACCGTACATGGATTTAACCGAGGAATGGTACTACAGGACGTTCTTTGATGCTGGGGAATATGGGTATGGTCTATGTGCAGTGCCACTTGAACCTCTAAGGGATTGCCCAGCCAATGCAGTTTACATGGGTGCCTATGTTGCCGCCCAAAATGGGATGCCCATTGAGATGCCTAATGTTTTCTGCATCTTTGAACGCAATGCTGGCGATGTAATGTGGCGACACACCGAGACTATGATTCCTCCAGACCTG ATTACAGAGGTTAGACCAGATATGAGCCTAGTGGTCAGGATGGTTTCAACTGTTGGAAATTATGACTACATTAATGACTGGGAATTCAAGCAGATTGGTTCCATTAAAGTCACT GTTGGACTAACTGGTTTACTTGAAGTAAGGGGCTCAAAATACACCCACAAGGACCAAATTGATGAAGAAGTTTATGGCACATTATTGGCTGAAAACACGTTGGGTGCCTACCATGACCATTTCATCACTTACCACCTTGACCTTGATGTGGATGGTGAGTCCAATTCCTTTGTCAAATCCAAATTGCAAACTGTTAAAGTCACTGACCAAACCTCACCTAGGAAAAGTTATTGGAAGGTTGTGAGTGAAACGGCTAAAACCGAGTCCGATGCTAAAATTAAACTCGGGTCAGATTCGGCCGAGCTCTTGGTTGTCAACCCTAACAAGAGAACTAAAATGGGTAACTTCGTCGGCTACCGTTTGATCCCGGGATCGGTCGCCAGTCCACTTATGACCGACGATGATTATCCGCAGATTCGAGCGGCGTTCACTGAGTATAATGTGTGGGTTACACCCTATAACAAATCTGAGAAATGGGCAGGGGGGATATATATTGATCAAAGCAGGGGTGATGACACTTTGGCTACATGGACCAGCAG GAATAGAAGAATAGAGAACAAGGACATTGTATTATGGTACACATTAGGTTTTCATCATGTACCTTACCAAGAAGATTTCCCGTTGATGCCGACGATAAGCACGGGATTTGAGCTCCGGCCGGCCAACTTTTTCGAGTACAATCCGGTGCTTAAAGTGAAAGGTCCTAGCAATGTCAGGTGGCCTAATTGCTCTGTATCAAGCTCGGGACTTAAGTGA
- the LOC105796639 gene encoding primary amine oxidase isoform X2, producing the protein MAHSLKILFFLFSILSIIPLSHQLEQHPLDSLTPNEFIRVQAIVNQSHPTSTTNLTFQYIGLNEPDKHAVLSWLQNHPTTTPPRRQAFVVARINHQTHELIIDFSRDDIVSDRIHHGFGYPSLTFQEEIDANQLVFNHAPFLAALNKRGLKLEEVVCGSFTVGWFGETKQNGRVVKIMCYYLDGTVNLYMRPIEAITVTVDLEAMKINHFQDRLVVPVPKAAGTDYRESKQKPPFGPELKGITVVQPDGPSFTIDGSRVRWANWDFHLSFDARVGPIVSLASIYDTEKQEFRRVMYRGFVSELFVPYMDLTEEWYYRTFFDAGEYGYGLCAVPLEPLRDCPANAVYMGAYVAAQNGMPIEMPNVFCIFERNAGDVMWRHTETMIPPDLITEVRPDMSLVVRMVSTVGNYDYINDWEFKQIGSIKVTVGLTGLLEVRGSKYTHKDQIDEEVYGTLLAENTLGAYHDHFITYHLDLDVDGESNSFVKSKLQTVKVTDQTSPRKSYWKVVSETAKTESDAKIKLGSDSAELLVVNPNKRTKMGNFVGYRLIPGSVASPLMTDDDYPQIRAAFTEYNVWVTPYNKSEKWAGGIYIDQSRGDDTLATWTSRNRRIENKDIVLWYTLGFHHVPYQEDFPLMPTISTGFELRPANFFEYNPVLKVKGPSNVRWPNCSVSSSGLK; encoded by the exons ATGGCACATTCATTGAAAAttctcttcttcctcttctccATCCTCTCCATCATTCCATTATCCCATCAACTCGAACAACACCCACTTGACTCACTAACTCCAAACGAGTTCATCCGAGTTCAAGCCATTGTTAACCAATCACACCCTACGTCCACCACCAACTTAACCTTCCAATACATAGGCTTAAACGAACCAGATAAACATGCCGTCCTTTCATGGCTACAAAACCATCCCACCACCACACCACCACGACGGCAAGCTTTCGTCGTTGCACGTATAAACCACCAAACACACGAACTCATCATCGATTTTTCACGCGACGACATCGTTTCCGATCGGATTCACCACGGTTTCGGATACCCTTCACTCACTTTCCAAGAAGAAATCGATGCCAACCAGCTGGTGTTCAACCATGCACCCTTCTTGGCCGCCTTAAACAAGAGAGGACTCAAGCTCGAAGAGGTCGTTTGCGGGAGTTTCACCGTTGGATGGTTCGGCGAGACTAAGCAAAACGGAAGGGTCGTTAAAATCATGTGTTATTACTTAGACGGGACTGTTAATTTGTATATGAGACCAATAGAAGCCATCACCGTCACAGTTGACTTAGAAGCAATGAagataaatcattttcaagatAGGCTCGTCGTCCCGGTCCCGAAAGCCGCCGGAACCGATTACAGAGAATCCAAGCAAAAGCCACCTTTCGGACCGGAGTTGAAAGGAATCACCGTTGTTCAACCAGACGGTCCGAGTTTCACCATTGATGGAAGTAGAGTTAG GTGGGCTAATTGGGATTTTCATCTGAGTTTCGATGCTCGGGTCGGTCCGATAGTATCCTTAGCGTCCATATACGACACCGAGAAGCAGGAATTCCGTCGAGTGATGTATCGGGGATTCGTATCGGAACTGTTCGTACCGTACATGGATTTAACCGAGGAATGGTACTACAGGACGTTCTTTGATGCTGGGGAATATGGGTATGGTCTATGTGCAGTGCCACTTGAACCTCTAAGGGATTGCCCAGCCAATGCAGTTTACATGGGTGCCTATGTTGCCGCCCAAAATGGGATGCCCATTGAGATGCCTAATGTTTTCTGCATCTTTGAACGCAATGCTGGCGATGTAATGTGGCGACACACCGAGACTATGATTCCTCCAGACCTG ATTACAGAGGTTAGACCAGATATGAGCCTAGTGGTCAGGATGGTTTCAACTGTTGGAAATTATGACTACATTAATGACTGGGAATTCAAGCAGATTGGTTCCATTAAAGTCACT GTTGGACTAACTGGTTTACTTGAAGTAAGGGGCTCAAAATACACCCACAAGGACCAAATTGATGAAGAAGTTTATGGCACATTATTGGCTGAAAACACGTTGGGTGCCTACCATGACCATTTCATCACTTACCACCTTGACCTTGATGTGGATGGTGAGTCCAATTCCTTTGTCAAATCCAAATTGCAAACTGTTAAAGTCACTGACCAAACCTCACCTAGGAAAAGTTATTGGAAGGTTGTGAGTGAAACGGCTAAAACCGAGTCCGATGCTAAAATTAAACTCGGGTCAGATTCGGCCGAGCTCTTGGTTGTCAACCCTAACAAGAGAACTAAAATGGGTAACTTCGTCGGCTACCGTTTGATCCCGGGATCGGTCGCCAGTCCACTTATGACCGACGATGATTATCCGCAGATTCGAGCGGCGTTCACTGAGTATAATGTGTGGGTTACACCCTATAACAAATCTGAGAAATGGGCAGGGGGGATATATATTGATCAAAGCAGGGGTGATGACACTTTGGCTACATGGACCAGCAG GAATAGAAGAATAGAGAACAAGGACATTGTATTATGGTACACATTAGGTTTTCATCATGTACCTTACCAAGAAGATTTCCCGTTGATGCCGACGATAAGCACGGGATTTGAGCTCCGGCCGGCCAACTTTTTCGAGTACAATCCGGTGCTTAAAGTGAAAGGTCCTAGCAATGTCAGGTGGCCTAATTGCTCTGTATCAAGCTCGGGACTTAAGTGA
- the LOC105796641 gene encoding SEC14 cytosolic factor, protein MGKKDQSREEEKLNQRVESVLQLVKKQSPPLTPKQEKFCNNACIERFLRAKGDNVKKAAKHLRACLAWRETIGTENLIADEFSTEIAEGVAYVAGHDEESRPIIVLRIKQDYQKFHSQKLFTRLLVFTLEVAIATMPKNTQQFVLLLDASFFRSASAFMNLLLAALKIVGEYYPGRLYKAFVIDPPSLFSYLWKGVRPFVELSTATMVVSSLDYEESLDFNDFTSYPRASSLRFDPSSINSTAKVGSCSSSRFSFTVSHHFDSLKPWYLTLTSDTSASKVGPTASPSQLGPALISPLNARSLSFASPAARTPRGNISMRKSLFPSTPLPQRSKAFEPVKVNHPRTPRPSFLQSPAMFFRRDSHVSTKAEKSRESFMPFLKFYRRPYDEMIYRSMMRPPLGGLISIVKRRHMSVSQRF, encoded by the exons ATGGGGAAGAAAGATCAGTCCAGAGAAGAAGAGAAACTGAACCAAAGAGTTGAATCAGTTCTTCAACTCGTTAAGAAACAATCTCCTCCATTAACACCCAAACAG GAGAAGTTCTGCAACAATGCTTGTATCGAGAGGTTTCTAAGAGCAAAAGGTGACAATGTGAAGAAAGCTGCTAAACATTTACGTGCTTGTCTTGCTTGGAGAGAAACCATTGGCACtg AAAATTTGATAGCAGATGAGTTCTCGACTGAAATAGCTGAAGGAGTTGCTTATGTAGCTGGCCATGATGAAGAATCAAGACCCATCATt GTTTTAAGGATCAAACAAGATTACCAAAAATTCCACTCTCAGAAACT gTTCACACGTTTGCTGGTTTTCACATTGGAAGTTGCCATAGCAACCATGCCTAAAAACACCCAACAGTTTGTTCTACTCTTAGATGcaa GCTTTTTCAGATCAGCATCTGCTTTTATGAACCTATTGCTGGCAGCATTGAAAATTGTGGGCGAGTACTACCCTGGACGGCTTTACAAGGCCTTTGTCATCGACCCTCCTTCCCTCTTTTCTTACCTTTGGAAG GGCGTGCGTCCATTTGTGGAGCTATCAACGGCCACGATGGTGGTTTCATCGCTTGATTACGAAGAATCACTTGATTTCAACGATTTCACATCGTACCCGAGAGCATCATCTCTTAGGTTTGACCCGTCGTCAATCAATTCAACGGCCAAGGTCGGTTCCTGTTCATCATCCCGATTCTCCTTCACCGTATCCCATCATTTCGACTCCCTCAAGCCATGGTACCTCACCTTGACGAGCGACACGTCAGCATCCAAAGTCGGACCCACCGCCAGCCCCTCCCAACTGGGCCCGGCCCTGATCTCGCCGCTCAACGCCCGGTCTCTCTCCTTCGCATCACCGGCCGCCAGAACGCCACGTGGGAACATCAGCATGAGGAAGAGCTTGTTCCCCTCTACACCCTTACCGCAGCGTAGCAAAGCCTTCGAGCCGGTCAAAGTCAACCACCCGAGGACACCGAGACCCTCTTTCCTCCAATCGCCGGCGATGTTTTTCCGACGGGATAGCCACGTCAGCACCAAGGCGGAAAAGTCCCGTGAATCGTTCATGCCGTTTTTGAAATTCTACCGTAGGCCGTACGATGAGATGATTTACCGGTCAATGATGCGGCCCCCACTAGGTGGCTTAATCTCCATCGTTAAACGTCGCCACATGTCGGTATCTCAACGGTTCTAg